From a region of the Nitrospirota bacterium genome:
- a CDS encoding PhzF family phenazine biosynthesis protein — MPDRRSLKFYQADVFSGEPFGGNPVAVFPDADGLTDDELQQIAREMNLSETVFVFPPTDQAAVVKLRIFTPTQEIPFAGHPVLGTFFILAELGIIPVKESMTRVMQECNIGLFPVELHAEDGLVERVVMTQPKPEFLGPVEEAEDLYKVASALGLAKHVIADMKWPIEVVSTGLPVMIVPVRTLTAVRSIRPDASAITDVCRRFGANGIMVFTTVTVEPTATVHARMFAPSIGILEDPATGSASGALGAYLVQNRVVEVASTTDIVVEQGYEIERPSQIFVQVESEHEVIQTVKVGGQCVMVVEGTLKF; from the coding sequence ATGCCAGACCGACGGTCACTCAAATTTTATCAAGCCGACGTATTTTCGGGGGAGCCGTTCGGTGGTAATCCCGTCGCCGTGTTTCCCGATGCAGACGGCCTGACAGACGATGAACTGCAACAGATTGCCCGGGAGATGAATCTTTCAGAAACCGTCTTTGTCTTTCCTCCGACGGATCAGGCGGCTGTGGTCAAGCTCCGCATCTTCACACCCACCCAGGAGATTCCCTTCGCCGGCCATCCGGTGCTGGGGACCTTCTTCATCCTGGCCGAGTTGGGCATCATCCCGGTCAAAGAATCGATGACGCGGGTGATGCAGGAATGCAACATCGGCCTCTTTCCCGTCGAACTCCATGCGGAAGATGGTCTGGTGGAGCGGGTCGTGATGACGCAGCCCAAGCCAGAGTTTCTGGGCCCCGTGGAGGAGGCGGAGGATCTGTACAAGGTTGCCAGTGCTCTGGGTCTGGCCAAACATGTGATCGCCGACATGAAGTGGCCGATCGAGGTGGTATCCACCGGATTGCCCGTGATGATTGTCCCGGTGCGCACGCTGACGGCGGTGCGGTCGATCCGTCCCGATGCTTCGGCCATTACGGATGTCTGCCGGCGCTTCGGTGCCAATGGCATCATGGTCTTTACGACCGTAACGGTGGAACCCACTGCGACGGTCCATGCCAGGATGTTCGCTCCGTCGATCGGCATTCTTGAGGATCCTGCGACCGGCAGCGCGAGCGGGGCCTTGGGTGCCTACCTGGTGCAGAATCGGGTGGTGGAGGTGGCCTCGACGACTGATATTGTGGTGGAGCAGGGCTATGAGATCGAACGGCCCTCGCAAATCTTCGTGCAGGTCGAGTCGGAGCACGAGGTCATCCAAACGGTCAAGGTGGGCGGGCAATGTGTGATGGTCGTCGAAGGCACCTTAAAATTCTAA
- a CDS encoding zinc-binding dehydrogenase, translated as MKAVLFRAHGGPDKLSYEDLPMPTIGPDEVLVRVKACALNHLDIWIRQGSPAYPMPMPHVSGSDVAGIVEQVGAQADHVTVGQRVFLSPGISCWKCEQCLAGRDNFCRSYSLLGAMMHGGYAEYVKVPFRNVMPIPENLSFEQAAAFPLVSVTASHMLFAQAGLQHGETVLIMGGGSGVGTMAIQLAKLAGARVITTVGSDDKIPKAVILGADAVINHAKENVAERVKLLTEGHGVDVVFEHIGPEVWESCLASLAKGGRLITCGATTGAEVKVDLRYIYSRQYSIKGSYMGTRAELVKAAELMGQKRLIAVIDRTYPLQEARAAQEQMLSRKFFGKIVLTM; from the coding sequence ATGAAAGCTGTTCTTTTTCGGGCGCATGGTGGACCGGACAAACTCTCGTATGAAGACCTGCCGATGCCGACGATCGGCCCGGATGAGGTGCTGGTCCGGGTGAAAGCCTGTGCCTTGAACCATCTGGATATTTGGATTCGCCAGGGGAGTCCGGCCTATCCTATGCCGATGCCGCATGTCTCAGGGTCGGATGTGGCCGGGATCGTGGAACAAGTGGGGGCGCAAGCCGATCATGTGACGGTCGGGCAGCGCGTGTTTCTGTCGCCTGGGATCAGTTGCTGGAAATGCGAACAGTGTCTGGCAGGACGGGACAACTTCTGCCGCTCCTACAGCCTGCTTGGGGCGATGATGCATGGCGGGTATGCCGAGTATGTGAAGGTGCCGTTTCGCAATGTGATGCCGATTCCGGAGAACCTCTCGTTCGAGCAGGCGGCGGCCTTTCCGCTCGTCTCTGTGACTGCCTCGCACATGCTGTTTGCGCAGGCCGGCCTTCAACATGGTGAGACGGTGTTGATCATGGGGGGAGGGAGCGGAGTGGGGACCATGGCCATCCAACTGGCGAAGCTCGCCGGGGCGCGTGTGATCACGACGGTTGGATCGGATGACAAGATTCCCAAGGCTGTCATTCTGGGGGCCGATGCCGTCATCAACCATGCGAAGGAGAATGTCGCAGAACGTGTGAAGCTGCTGACCGAAGGCCATGGCGTCGATGTGGTCTTTGAGCATATCGGCCCGGAGGTATGGGAGAGCTGTTTGGCGTCGTTGGCGAAGGGTGGTCGCTTGATTACCTGTGGGGCGACGACCGGCGCCGAAGTGAAGGTCGATCTTCGGTACATCTATTCCCGACAGTACAGCATCAAGGGCTCCTACATGGGCACGCGGGCTGAACTGGTGAAGGCTGCGGAGCTGATGGGGCAAAAGCGTTTGATTGCCGTGATCGACCGCACCTATCCTCTCCAAGAGGCCAGGGCAGCGCAAGAGCAGATGCTCAGCCGCAAGTTCTTCGGCAAAATCGTGCTGACAATGTGA
- a CDS encoding CBS domain-containing protein, protein MSTVSKIMSKQPKTVGPSVSIVSAAKKMKAARVGSLFVKRGKKLVGIVTDTDIVRRAVATSKPLGKMTVEKIMTTPICTIEGAQSVDEAQDMMGDLGVRHLAVTKSGEIVGVVSVRDVMMFYKRYAQSSIKPEAPYSEPKISQD, encoded by the coding sequence ATGTCTACCGTATCCAAGATTATGAGCAAGCAGCCCAAGACTGTCGGGCCCAGTGTGTCGATTGTGAGCGCGGCCAAAAAAATGAAGGCTGCGCGAGTGGGGTCTCTGTTTGTGAAGAGGGGGAAGAAGTTGGTCGGAATTGTGACCGACACGGATATTGTCCGCCGGGCTGTGGCAACCAGTAAGCCTCTTGGCAAGATGACGGTCGAGAAGATCATGACGACCCCCATTTGCACGATCGAGGGGGCGCAGTCGGTGGATGAGGCGCAGGATATGATGGGTGACTTGGGCGTACGCCATCTTGCCGTCACCAAGTCCGGCGAAATTGTCGGGGTAGTCTCCGTGCGGGATGTGATGATGTTTTATAAGCGGTATGCCCAATCGAGCATTAAGCCGGAGGCTCCATATTCTGAACCAAAGATATCGCAAGATTGA